A genomic window from Triticum urartu cultivar G1812 chromosome 7, Tu2.1, whole genome shotgun sequence includes:
- the LOC125518913 gene encoding uncharacterized protein LOC125518913, with translation MAQRRGDSSEEEVSPAAYGTTSKGNSLQRLNGTATHRVRQHEAEMTVGDASPGSRPLQLRVEADTGHQDGGGAPAKGGRPYGGRRGGPVRSSQGGGPWHSRGRSVLRRLRRLNGVHLMAAWNKPNRGAAHRQPTVGAAHSSKMRPQPRRVKRPVKQRRQVRGEEVVMAQRAAQRKNNARPWRLGSGQRGGRLGSEVG, from the exons ATGGCGCAGAGGCGGGGCGATTCGAGCGAGGAAGAAGTCAGCCCGGCGGCCTATGGCACGACCAGCAAGGGTAACTCTCTGCAGAGGCTCAACGGGACGGCAACTCACAGGGTGAGGCAGCACGAGGCCGAGATGACGGTGGGCGACGCGAGTCCTGGTTCGAGGCCGCTGCAGCTCAGAGTAGAGGCGGATACCGGCCACCAAGATGGCGGCGGGGCACCGGCAAAGGGAGGCCGGCCATACGGCGGCCGCAGGGGCGGTCCGGTCCGCTCGAGTCAAGGCGGCGGCCCTTGGCACAGCCGTGGCCGCAGCGTCTTGAGGCGGCTGCGGCGGCTCAACGGGGTCCATCTCATGGCGGCTTGGAACAAGCCAAACAGAGGAGCAGCCCATAGGCAGCCCACGGTAGGGGCGGCTCACAGCAGCAAGATGAGGCCACAGCCACGACGGGTCAAAAGGCCGGTGAAGCAGCGGAGGCAAGTCCGCGGCGAG GAGGTGGTGATGGCACAACGGGCGGCTCAGCGGAAGAACAACGCGAGGCCATGGCGGCTTGGAAGTGGACAGCGAGGCGGCCGGCTCGGAAGCGAAGTTGGGTGA